A single Strix aluco isolate bStrAlu1 chromosome 20, bStrAlu1.hap1, whole genome shotgun sequence DNA region contains:
- the CIZ1 gene encoding cip1-interacting zinc finger protein isoform X2 produces MTGVFLKNAREKTNCLGGLPPPQQQQMLSLRATNQPSLLNANPMLQRALLMQQMQGNLRGFNMTAPALQQFFPQATRHSLLGPPPVGVSLKPTRLGFPSLPFQRQNRTFRKDFQRVPDRKRELDPGSSSQTQGDEKMEIPEGVQAGSEQNNSSPSTEPRTPIESALNTEPAAKRLKSVTEESALEDAMDSKEAGESSTHVRADGTDNAKEYTAEDLSKERKFSEEPKAPEVLSSGGSLKVTIQQSSESRAISTTALKPGHWTCEVGTADPNPESVLKFYCYICKTNCCSQQNFQSHMAGIQHQQRLGEIQHMSNVCFVSLLPMVKEQKVLAEKDGESQQRWCNTCQIHFTGDLIKHRRTQEHKLAKRSLRPFCTVCSRHFKTPRKFVEHMKSPEHKQKAKEVRLGEKELGSPEDSEELITVDAVGCFEDDDDEEEEEEGGAGEEEDLDVVLIENEDSAAKQTGLKEVSLEDYEGSEKYCPDTAYGLDFLVPVAGYLCRLCHKFYHSDSAARLAHCKSLMHFENFQRYKAARHRATAAYPEAPLHSQGSSSQLLDDPKQPPATTAETSKKVNDDHGIDKEGTELSAPQQEASRSLEGKGELATSVAEGKSLASVTDDVCGVVVVEEENLQEESKSTTTGAGCPLPEENRTVGELLGHAVYEEEEADAARQREGTDDCQDPGSGGGLGQNEAVNTGQEAAAEFSSLAKGETASLTSAGCRRSTRRKPR; encoded by the exons ATGACCGGGGTTTTCCTAAAAAATGCAAGAGAGAAGACCAACTGTCTTGG GGGTTTGCCACCACCGCAACAGCAACAGATGCTGAGCTTACGGGCAACAAATCAACCATCGCTGCTCAATGCCAATCCTATGCTTCAGCGGGCCTTACTCATGCAGCAGATGCAAG GAAATCTGCGTGGATTTAACATGACAGCGCCAGCACTGCAGCAGTTTTTCCCTCAGGCTACAAGACATTCCCTCCTGGGGCCACCACCTGTTGGGGTCTCCTTAAAGCCGACTCGGCTGGGCTTCCCCAGCCTTCCCTTCCAGCGGCAGAACCGGACCTTTCGCAAG GACTTCCAGAGGGTCCCTGACAGGAAGCGGGAACTAGATCCTGGTTCTTCATCTCAGACACAAGGTGATGAGAAAATGGAAATCCCAGAGGGAGTGCAGGCAGGGTCAGAGCAGAACAACTCCTCACCATCCACAG AGCCAAGAACTCCAATAGAATCTGCGTTGAACACTGAGCCTGCAGCAAAAAGACTGAAGAG TGTGACTGAGGAGTCTGCATTAGAGGATGCAATGGACAGCAAGGAAGCAGGAGAATCAAGCACCCATGTCCGAGCTGATG GTACAGACAATGCAAAGGAGTACACAGCTGAAGATCTCTCTAAAGAGAGGAAATTCTCTGAGGAACCAAAGGCTCCTGAG GTGTTGAGCTCTGGAGGTTCACTGAAAGTGACTATTCAGCagagcagtgagagcagagcgatCAGTACAACAGCTCTGAAACCGGGGCACTGGACCTGCGAGGTGGGCACAGCTGATCCCAACCCCGAATCGGTCCTTAAATTCTACTGTTACATCTGCAAGACCAACTGCTGCAGTCAGCAG AATTTCCAATCCCACATGGCTGGAATTCAGCACCAGCAGCGACTTGGGGAGATTCAACACATGAGCAacgtttgttttgtttcactacTGCCCATGGTGAAGGagcagaaggtgctagcagagaaagATGG AGAGTCCCAGCAGCGGTGGTGTAACACTTGTCAGATACACTTCACGGGGGATTTAATCAAACATCGCAGGACCCAAGAACACAAG CTGGCCAAACGCTCGCTTCGTCCTTTCTGCACTGTCTGCAGCCGCCACTTCAAGACCCCTCGCAAGTTTGTGGAGCATATGAAGTCCCCTGAGCACAAACAGAAAGCTAAAGAG GTGAGGCTAGGAGAGAAGGAGTTGGGCAGCCCAGAAGATTCAGAGGAGTTGATCACAGTGGATGCTGTTGGCTGttttgaagatgatgatgatgaagaggaggaggaggaggggggagctggTGAGGAGGAAGATCTGGATGTAGTGCTGATAGAGAATGAGGATTCTGCTGCCAAGCAG ACTGGGCTGAAGGAAGTGTCTTTGGAGGATTATGAAGGAAGCGAGAAGTATTGTCCAGACACAGCCTATG GCCTGGATTTTCTGGTCCCCGTCGCAGGTTACCTCTGCAGGCTGTGTCACAAATTCTACCATAGCGACTCTGCTGCCCGGCTCGCACACTGCAAGTCCCTGATGCATTTTGAGAACTTTCAG AGATACAAGGCAGCGAGGCATCGTGCCACAGCTGCCTACCCCGAAGCTCCTTTGCATTCCCAGGGCTCCAGCTCCCAATTGCTGGATGATCCGAAACAGCCTCCTGCTACAACAGCAGAGACCAGCAAGAAGGTGAATGATGATCATGGCATAGACAAGGAGGGTACAGAGCTGTCAGCCCCGCAACAAGAAGCTTCAAGGTCTTTGGAGGGTAAGGGTGAGCTGGCCACCTCTGTAGCAGAGGGCAAAAGCCTAGCCAGCGTGACTGACGATGTATGTGGAGTCGTGGTTGTAGAAGAAGAAAACCTACAGGAGGAGAGCAAGTCCACTACCACTGGTGCCGGTTGCCCACTCCCTGAAGAGAACCGCACCGTAGGGGAGTTGCTGGGACACGCTGTGtatgaggaggaggaagccgaTGCAGCCAGGCAAAGGGAAGGCACAGACGACTGCCAGGATCCAGGGAGTGGAGGGGGTTTAGGACAGAACGAGGCAGTAAACACAggccaggaggcagcagcagagttTTCCTCCCTGGCCAAAGGTGAGACAGCCAGTCTTACCTCTGCTGGGTGCAGACGCTCTACTAGGCGCAAACCCAGATAG
- the CIZ1 gene encoding cip1-interacting zinc finger protein isoform X1: MFNQQQFQQQLLQLQHLLQQQQHHHHPPAQQGGRGLPPPQQQQMLSLRATNQPSLLNANPMLQRALLMQQMQGNLRGFNMTAPALQQFFPQATRHSLLGPPPVGVSLKPTRLGFPSLPFQRQNRTFRKDFQRVPDRKRELDPGSSSQTQGDEKMEIPEGVQAGSEQNNSSPSTEPRTPIESALNTEPAAKRLKSVTEESALEDAMDSKEAGESSTHVRADGTDNAKEYTAEDLSKERKFSEEPKAPEVLSSGGSLKVTIQQSSESRAISTTALKPGHWTCEVGTADPNPESVLKFYCYICKTNCCSQQNFQSHMAGIQHQQRLGEIQHMSNVCFVSLLPMVKEQKVLAEKDGESQQRWCNTCQIHFTGDLIKHRRTQEHKLAKRSLRPFCTVCSRHFKTPRKFVEHMKSPEHKQKAKEVRLGEKELGSPEDSEELITVDAVGCFEDDDDEEEEEEGGAGEEEDLDVVLIENEDSAAKQTGLKEVSLEDYEGSEKYCPDTAYGLDFLVPVAGYLCRLCHKFYHSDSAARLAHCKSLMHFENFQRYKAARHRATAAYPEAPLHSQGSSSQLLDDPKQPPATTAETSKKVNDDHGIDKEGTELSAPQQEASRSLEGKGELATSVAEGKSLASVTDDVCGVVVVEEENLQEESKSTTTGAGCPLPEENRTVGELLGHAVYEEEEADAARQREGTDDCQDPGSGGGLGQNEAVNTGQEAAAEFSSLAKGETASLTSAGCRRSTRRKPR; this comes from the exons ATGTTCaaccagcagcagttccagcagcagctgctgcagctccagcacctcctccagcagcagcagcaccaccaccaccccccggcGCAGCAGGGAGGCCG GGGTTTGCCACCACCGCAACAGCAACAGATGCTGAGCTTACGGGCAACAAATCAACCATCGCTGCTCAATGCCAATCCTATGCTTCAGCGGGCCTTACTCATGCAGCAGATGCAAG GAAATCTGCGTGGATTTAACATGACAGCGCCAGCACTGCAGCAGTTTTTCCCTCAGGCTACAAGACATTCCCTCCTGGGGCCACCACCTGTTGGGGTCTCCTTAAAGCCGACTCGGCTGGGCTTCCCCAGCCTTCCCTTCCAGCGGCAGAACCGGACCTTTCGCAAG GACTTCCAGAGGGTCCCTGACAGGAAGCGGGAACTAGATCCTGGTTCTTCATCTCAGACACAAGGTGATGAGAAAATGGAAATCCCAGAGGGAGTGCAGGCAGGGTCAGAGCAGAACAACTCCTCACCATCCACAG AGCCAAGAACTCCAATAGAATCTGCGTTGAACACTGAGCCTGCAGCAAAAAGACTGAAGAG TGTGACTGAGGAGTCTGCATTAGAGGATGCAATGGACAGCAAGGAAGCAGGAGAATCAAGCACCCATGTCCGAGCTGATG GTACAGACAATGCAAAGGAGTACACAGCTGAAGATCTCTCTAAAGAGAGGAAATTCTCTGAGGAACCAAAGGCTCCTGAG GTGTTGAGCTCTGGAGGTTCACTGAAAGTGACTATTCAGCagagcagtgagagcagagcgatCAGTACAACAGCTCTGAAACCGGGGCACTGGACCTGCGAGGTGGGCACAGCTGATCCCAACCCCGAATCGGTCCTTAAATTCTACTGTTACATCTGCAAGACCAACTGCTGCAGTCAGCAG AATTTCCAATCCCACATGGCTGGAATTCAGCACCAGCAGCGACTTGGGGAGATTCAACACATGAGCAacgtttgttttgtttcactacTGCCCATGGTGAAGGagcagaaggtgctagcagagaaagATGG AGAGTCCCAGCAGCGGTGGTGTAACACTTGTCAGATACACTTCACGGGGGATTTAATCAAACATCGCAGGACCCAAGAACACAAG CTGGCCAAACGCTCGCTTCGTCCTTTCTGCACTGTCTGCAGCCGCCACTTCAAGACCCCTCGCAAGTTTGTGGAGCATATGAAGTCCCCTGAGCACAAACAGAAAGCTAAAGAG GTGAGGCTAGGAGAGAAGGAGTTGGGCAGCCCAGAAGATTCAGAGGAGTTGATCACAGTGGATGCTGTTGGCTGttttgaagatgatgatgatgaagaggaggaggaggaggggggagctggTGAGGAGGAAGATCTGGATGTAGTGCTGATAGAGAATGAGGATTCTGCTGCCAAGCAG ACTGGGCTGAAGGAAGTGTCTTTGGAGGATTATGAAGGAAGCGAGAAGTATTGTCCAGACACAGCCTATG GCCTGGATTTTCTGGTCCCCGTCGCAGGTTACCTCTGCAGGCTGTGTCACAAATTCTACCATAGCGACTCTGCTGCCCGGCTCGCACACTGCAAGTCCCTGATGCATTTTGAGAACTTTCAG AGATACAAGGCAGCGAGGCATCGTGCCACAGCTGCCTACCCCGAAGCTCCTTTGCATTCCCAGGGCTCCAGCTCCCAATTGCTGGATGATCCGAAACAGCCTCCTGCTACAACAGCAGAGACCAGCAAGAAGGTGAATGATGATCATGGCATAGACAAGGAGGGTACAGAGCTGTCAGCCCCGCAACAAGAAGCTTCAAGGTCTTTGGAGGGTAAGGGTGAGCTGGCCACCTCTGTAGCAGAGGGCAAAAGCCTAGCCAGCGTGACTGACGATGTATGTGGAGTCGTGGTTGTAGAAGAAGAAAACCTACAGGAGGAGAGCAAGTCCACTACCACTGGTGCCGGTTGCCCACTCCCTGAAGAGAACCGCACCGTAGGGGAGTTGCTGGGACACGCTGTGtatgaggaggaggaagccgaTGCAGCCAGGCAAAGGGAAGGCACAGACGACTGCCAGGATCCAGGGAGTGGAGGGGGTTTAGGACAGAACGAGGCAGTAAACACAggccaggaggcagcagcagagttTTCCTCCCTGGCCAAAGGTGAGACAGCCAGTCTTACCTCTGCTGGGTGCAGACGCTCTACTAGGCGCAAACCCAGATAG